In Candidatus Hydrogenedentota bacterium, one genomic interval encodes:
- a CDS encoding MFS transporter: MSQSLTLSSQARLVLVLNVLYNVADALCSVFVGVYFYVHSMRFEVVCYHYLALYAVTPAVYLFSGWCAQRFDRLHVFRIGVGFHALYYGALLWMREGATDHPVALGALLGVAWGFFWAGNNTFNYDAVEAPQRDYFFGWLNAVTGASRFGAPAVSALIMWRIPEEEKGYYVLFALAVGLYLLSILASAGITRDSRGRPFNLRRALFPGRDQRDWRLVMAASATQAGSFHIFYFVLGLAMYMKTENAALVGVYTALQFMAGIIVSYMVGRTVRPESRLRSMRISVTLLMGAALMIASLLNAWTLVLFGILRSIALPMFMIPYSSIRLDIIDRSASEPAERIEYMCASEVPLAGGRVVMMVLLLVLVGGLGELGMRIGLFLLCANSIFSYLLIRRTSVVQSGPPVV; the protein is encoded by the coding sequence GTGTCTCAATCCCTCACGCTTTCCAGCCAGGCCCGGCTGGTGCTTGTGCTGAATGTCCTCTACAACGTGGCCGACGCCCTGTGCAGCGTGTTTGTGGGGGTGTACTTCTACGTCCACAGCATGCGGTTCGAGGTGGTCTGTTATCACTACCTCGCGCTCTACGCGGTGACCCCCGCCGTGTACCTGTTCTCCGGCTGGTGCGCCCAGCGCTTCGACCGCCTGCATGTGTTTCGCATTGGCGTGGGTTTCCACGCCCTTTACTACGGGGCGCTCTTGTGGATGCGGGAGGGCGCGACGGACCACCCGGTAGCGTTGGGCGCCTTGCTCGGGGTGGCGTGGGGTTTCTTCTGGGCGGGCAACAACACCTTCAACTACGACGCGGTGGAGGCGCCGCAGCGGGATTACTTCTTCGGATGGCTCAACGCGGTCACGGGCGCCTCGCGATTCGGCGCGCCGGCGGTGAGCGCACTGATAATGTGGCGGATCCCGGAGGAGGAGAAGGGCTACTATGTGCTCTTCGCCCTGGCCGTCGGGCTGTACCTGCTGAGCATCCTCGCCAGCGCCGGGATTACCCGCGACAGCCGGGGACGCCCCTTCAACCTGAGGCGGGCCCTGTTTCCCGGCCGCGACCAGCGGGACTGGCGGCTTGTCATGGCCGCGTCCGCGACCCAGGCCGGCTCTTTCCACATCTTCTACTTCGTGCTCGGCCTGGCCATGTACATGAAAACCGAGAATGCGGCGCTGGTGGGGGTCTACACGGCCCTGCAGTTTATGGCGGGCATCATCGTGTCGTATATGGTGGGCCGGACCGTTCGCCCGGAATCACGCCTGCGCTCGATGCGGATCTCGGTCACGCTGCTGATGGGGGCGGCGTTGATGATCGCCTCGCTGCTCAATGCGTGGACCCTGGTGCTGTTCGGCATTCTCCGGTCCATTGCGCTGCCCATGTTCATGATCCCCTATTCGAGCATCCGGCTGGATATTATTGACCGGAGCGCGAGCGAGCCGGCGGAGCGCATCGAGTACATGTGCGCGAGCGAGGTTCCGCTGGCGGGCGGGCGGGTGGTCATGATGGTGTTGCTGCTCGTCCTGGTGGGGGGGCTGGGCGAGCTCGGCATGCGGATCGGGCTGTTTCTCCTTTGCGCGAACAGTATTTTCTCCTACCTGCTCATCCGGCGGACCAGCGTGGTGCAAAGCGGCCCGCCGGTGGTATGA